The following are from one region of the Lacinutrix sp. Bg11-31 genome:
- a CDS encoding lysophospholipid acyltransferase family protein, whose translation MQLIAYILIYPFLWLVSILPFRLLYAFSDFLYLFIYRIFGYRKKIVQENLNLVFPEKSSEDINAITKKFYHHLCDMVVEAIKSMSISEAQMKKRYAFTNIEVLQKLEKEKRDLIIMCGHYASWEWIFILQTYVSHKGFAVYKRLNNKYFDALVKRIRARYNSHLITTKETVQTLKDVKASGELSITGFVADQSPKVDKAHHWNDFMGIKVPFYTGAEMLAKDLDMAVVFFDVRKIKRGYYETTFKTIAEHPKEFSNYEITDVFKTFVEAQIKEQPEYYLWTHKRWKHRDKVPAKFL comes from the coding sequence ATGCAATTAATAGCGTACATTTTAATTTATCCGTTTTTATGGTTAGTATCTATCCTTCCGTTTAGGTTATTGTATGCATTTTCAGATTTTCTTTACCTTTTTATCTATCGTATTTTCGGTTATCGTAAAAAAATAGTGCAGGAGAATTTAAATCTTGTTTTTCCTGAGAAGTCTTCGGAAGACATAAATGCCATCACAAAAAAATTCTATCATCATTTATGTGATATGGTTGTTGAAGCGATAAAATCTATGTCGATTTCTGAAGCTCAAATGAAAAAACGGTATGCATTTACCAATATTGAAGTCCTTCAGAAACTAGAAAAAGAAAAACGAGACCTTATTATTATGTGTGGTCATTATGCCAGTTGGGAATGGATTTTTATTCTTCAAACCTATGTTAGCCACAAAGGATTTGCCGTATACAAAAGACTAAACAATAAGTACTTTGATGCGTTAGTAAAACGTATTCGTGCACGTTACAACAGCCATTTAATTACGACCAAAGAAACCGTGCAAACACTAAAAGATGTAAAAGCAAGTGGCGAATTAAGTATTACTGGCTTTGTTGCAGATCAATCTCCAAAAGTAGATAAAGCACACCATTGGAATGATTTTATGGGTATTAAAGTTCCTTTTTACACTGGTGCCGAAATGCTAGCCAAAGACTTAGATATGGCTGTTGTGTTTTTTGATGTTAGAAAAATAAAACGTGGGTATTACGAAACGACTTTTAAAACCATTGCAGAACACCCAAAAGAGTTTAGTAATTACGAGATTACAGACGTTTTTAAGACGTTTGTTGAAGCACAAATAAAAGAACAGCCAGAATATTACTTATGGACACACAAACGTTGGAAACATCGTGATAAAGTACCTGCCAAATTCCTTTAA
- a CDS encoding aminotransferase class V-fold PLP-dependent enzyme, giving the protein MITTKEPRARHSELEKYFSQFRKHIVGVDQEFESPYGRQKVIYTDWTASGRLYRPIEEKLLNQFGPFVANTHTETTVTGTAMTNAYHKARNIIKGHVNTNADDVLIVSGNGMTSVVNKFQRILGLKVPENIAKYAKIPDEIRPVVFVTHMEHHSNHTSWLETMAKVEVIPAGDDGLFSLENLEILLEQYKDCTLKIASVIAGSNVTGIQTPHHKIAKVMHKHGGVCFVDFACSAPYVDIDMHPENEDEALDAIFFSPHKFLGGPGTSGVLVFNKKLYKNMVPDCPGGGTVSWTNPWGEHKYIDSIEDREDGGTPGFLQTIKTALSIKLKEKMGVKNMLDREHELLHQVFSNLDGVDNIKILAGDHKDRLGVVSFYIEALHFNLGVKILNDKFGIQTRGGCSCAGTYGHYLLHVDQEQSHDLINEITLGDLMRKPGWIRMSIHPTTTCDEIDYVCESLIALAENHKEWAKDYEYNKANNEFIHKTFVPTQELRVDGWFEL; this is encoded by the coding sequence ATGATTACTACAAAAGAACCAAGAGCAAGACATTCGGAATTAGAAAAGTATTTTTCACAATTTAGAAAACATATTGTTGGTGTAGACCAAGAATTTGAATCACCTTACGGAAGACAGAAGGTAATCTATACAGATTGGACTGCTTCTGGACGTTTGTACAGGCCAATTGAAGAGAAATTATTGAATCAATTTGGTCCTTTTGTAGCGAATACACATACAGAAACTACTGTTACAGGTACAGCAATGACAAATGCTTATCATAAAGCAAGAAATATTATTAAAGGTCATGTAAATACAAATGCAGACGATGTTTTAATTGTTTCTGGAAATGGAATGACTAGTGTTGTCAATAAGTTTCAGCGTATTTTAGGTTTAAAAGTACCAGAAAATATTGCTAAATACGCTAAAATACCAGACGAAATTCGTCCAGTTGTTTTTGTAACACATATGGAGCACCATTCTAACCATACCTCTTGGTTAGAAACTATGGCGAAAGTGGAAGTCATTCCTGCTGGAGACGATGGTTTATTCAGTTTAGAAAACTTAGAAATACTTTTAGAGCAATATAAAGACTGTACACTTAAAATTGCTTCAGTTATAGCAGGTAGTAATGTTACAGGAATACAAACACCACATCATAAAATTGCAAAAGTAATGCACAAACATGGTGGTGTTTGTTTTGTAGATTTTGCGTGTTCTGCACCTTATGTAGATATAGATATGCATCCTGAAAATGAAGACGAAGCACTTGATGCTATTTTCTTTTCACCTCATAAATTTTTAGGTGGACCAGGAACGTCTGGTGTTTTGGTTTTTAATAAAAAACTGTATAAAAATATGGTTCCAGATTGTCCAGGTGGTGGTACGGTATCTTGGACCAATCCTTGGGGAGAACACAAATATATAGACAGTATAGAAGATAGGGAAGATGGTGGTACACCAGGTTTTTTACAAACGATTAAAACAGCTTTATCAATTAAATTGAAAGAGAAAATGGGCGTTAAAAACATGCTTGACCGTGAGCATGAATTATTACACCAAGTATTTTCTAATTTAGATGGAGTAGATAATATTAAAATTTTAGCTGGAGATCACAAAGACCGTTTAGGTGTTGTCTCTTTTTATATTGAAGCGCTACACTTTAACTTAGGCGTTAAAATATTAAACGATAAATTCGGAATACAAACACGTGGTGGTTGTAGTTGTGCAGGAACTTATGGACACTATTTACTACATGTAGATCAAGAGCAGTCTCACGATTTAATAAACGAAATTACTCTTGGAGACTTAATGCGTAAACCAGGTTGGATACGTATGTCTATTCATCCAACAACTACTTGCGATGAGATAGATTACGTTTGCGAAAGCTTAATTGCCTTAGCCGAGAACCATAAAGAATGGGCTAAAGATTACGAGTATAATAAAGCTAATAATGAGTTTATTCATAAAACCTTTGTGCCTACTCAGGAATTGAGAGTAGATGGTTGGTTTGAACTTTAA
- the glmM gene encoding phosphoglucosamine mutase yields the protein MTLIKSISGIRGTIGGNVGENLTPIDAVKFAAAYGTWLKSQRVKEDYRVVVGRDARISGAMIQNLVMNTLVGLGIDVIDLDLSTTPTVEIAVPMEHADGGIILTASHNPKQWNALKLLNAKGEFLDAAEGAKILEIAESDAMQFADVDSLGEITKNDAYIDIHIDEVLDLEYVDKDAIEKANFKVVVDGVNSTGGIAIPLLLERLGVEAVKLYCDPTGEFPHNPEPLKEHLTDLSAEVIKHHADFGIVVDPDVDRLAFMDENGEMFGEEYTLVACADHVLSRNPGNTVSNMSSTRALRDVTEKHGGTYEASAVGEVNVVTLMKKNNAVIGGEGNGGIIYPASHYGRDALVGVALFLTLLAEKKITVSALKKTYTSYFMSKKKIALTPQIDVDAILLQMEAKYKDENINTVDGVKIDFAENWVHLRKSNTEPIIRIYTEAKSQQIADDLADKIISEIKEIANI from the coding sequence ATGACACTTATAAAATCTATTTCAGGAATTCGAGGAACAATTGGCGGAAACGTTGGTGAAAATCTTACACCAATTGATGCAGTGAAATTTGCTGCGGCTTATGGTACATGGTTAAAATCGCAACGTGTAAAAGAAGATTACAGAGTTGTGGTTGGCAGAGATGCTAGAATTTCTGGAGCAATGATTCAGAATTTAGTAATGAATACACTAGTAGGTTTAGGTATTGATGTTATAGATTTAGATTTGTCTACAACGCCAACTGTTGAAATTGCAGTGCCAATGGAACATGCAGATGGTGGTATTATTTTAACAGCAAGTCACAATCCAAAACAGTGGAATGCTTTAAAATTATTGAATGCTAAAGGTGAGTTTTTAGATGCAGCAGAAGGCGCAAAGATTTTAGAGATTGCAGAAAGTGATGCTATGCAATTTGCAGATGTAGATAGTTTAGGAGAAATTACTAAAAATGATGCTTATATAGATATTCATATCGACGAAGTTTTAGACTTAGAATATGTAGATAAAGATGCCATTGAAAAAGCAAATTTTAAAGTTGTTGTAGATGGTGTAAATTCTACAGGTGGTATTGCTATTCCATTATTATTAGAGCGTTTAGGAGTAGAGGCTGTAAAGTTATACTGTGATCCAACTGGAGAATTTCCTCATAATCCAGAACCATTAAAAGAACACTTAACAGATTTATCTGCCGAAGTAATAAAGCATCATGCAGATTTTGGTATTGTTGTAGATCCAGATGTTGACAGGTTAGCATTTATGGACGAAAACGGTGAAATGTTTGGCGAAGAATACACTTTAGTAGCTTGTGCAGATCACGTTTTAAGTAGAAACCCAGGAAACACAGTAAGTAATATGAGCTCAACAAGAGCGTTGCGAGATGTTACCGAAAAACATGGAGGAACTTACGAAGCAAGTGCTGTTGGAGAAGTGAATGTAGTAACATTAATGAAAAAAAATAACGCTGTAATTGGTGGTGAAGGTAATGGAGGTATTATTTATCCAGCGTCTCATTATGGGCGAGATGCTTTAGTTGGTGTGGCTTTATTTTTAACGCTTTTAGCGGAAAAGAAAATAACTGTTAGCGCGCTTAAAAAGACGTATACAAGTTACTTTATGAGTAAAAAGAAAATAGCTTTAACACCACAAATAGATGTTGATGCTATTTTATTACAAATGGAAGCAAAGTATAAAGACGAAAACATAAACACTGTAGATGGTGTGAAAATTGATTTTGCTGAAAATTGGGTACACCTAAGAAAAAGTAATACAGAACCAATTATTAGAATATATACTGAAGCAAAGTCGCAGCAAATAGCTGATGATTTAGCAGATAAAATTATCTCAGAGATTAAGGAAATCGCTAATATTTAG
- a CDS encoding ACP phosphodiesterase codes for MNFLAHIYLSGNNEDITIGNFIADGIRGKKYQKYPKDIQTGILLHRQIDTFTDAHKTVRVSTKRLHENYGHYSGVIVDILYDHFLAKNWMHYSDVPLAEYIDNFYTSLQNNFEVLPARIQKMMPYMIADNWLLSYATIEGIGKVLVGMNKRTQNRSQMNLAVNELQEFYDEFEDEFTRFFDELIKFSAKKLKEIENK; via the coding sequence ATGAATTTTCTCGCACACATTTATCTATCAGGAAATAACGAAGACATAACTATTGGTAATTTTATTGCCGATGGCATTCGTGGAAAAAAATACCAGAAATACCCAAAAGACATTCAAACTGGTATTTTACTGCATCGCCAAATCGACACCTTTACAGATGCACATAAAACAGTAAGAGTAAGCACCAAAAGACTTCACGAGAATTACGGACATTATTCTGGTGTGATTGTAGATATATTATACGATCATTTTTTGGCTAAAAACTGGATGCATTATTCTGATGTGCCTTTAGCTGAATACATCGATAATTTCTACACTAGTTTACAGAATAATTTTGAAGTATTACCAGCAAGAATTCAAAAAATGATGCCTTATATGATTGCCGATAATTGGTTATTAAGCTATGCTACAATTGAAGGTATTGGCAAAGTTTTAGTTGGGATGAATAAAAGAACACAAAACCGTTCGCAAATGAATTTAGCCGTAAACGAACTACAAGAATTCTATGATGAATTTGAAGATGAATTTACTCGCTTTTTTGATGAATTGATTAAATTTTCAGCTAAAAAACTGAAAGAAATAGAAAATAAATAA
- the ggt gene encoding gamma-glutamyltransferase produces the protein MKLKYTLITFTTLLICFSCKKKAPVRGLVTQKAMVVSARVEASNIAKQILEQGGNAFDAMMATDLALAVAYPNAGNIGGGGFMVYRLNDGEIGALDYREKAPLAATKDMYLDSIGNVIPDLSTRGALAVGIPGTIAGVFEVHKKFGSLPIETILKPVIALAKRGVIVTKKQEIRIAEKQTDFKLANKDSILFTNNWKENDTIKYPNLANTLTRIMKNGRDEFYKGETAQKLAQFIQDNGGIITEEDLGNYQAKWRTPITFNYDDLRIISMSPPSSGGITMAQILKSVESYDLDTFGHNSAKTIQVLAEAERRAYADRSYYLGDPDFVEVPQDKLVSDGYLKNRMASFSFEKATPSTEVSHGTVDIVESDETTHYSIVDQFGNAIAVTTTLNSYFGSKLYCQELGFFLNNEMDDFSSKPGVPNVYGLIGAEANAILPEKRMLSSMTPTIVEKDGKLLMSVGTPGGSTIITSVLQTILNVHEFKMGMQEAVNAPRFHHQWLPDEIRMEPNRFNKETITALEQKGYTINEERSPVIGVVDGILVLPNGSLEGGADSRGDDAAAGF, from the coding sequence ATGAAATTAAAATATACTCTTATAACTTTTACAACACTTCTAATCTGCTTCTCTTGTAAAAAGAAAGCTCCCGTTCGCGGCTTGGTTACACAAAAAGCAATGGTAGTTTCGGCAAGAGTTGAAGCTTCAAACATTGCAAAACAAATTCTAGAACAAGGCGGAAATGCTTTTGATGCTATGATGGCTACAGATCTTGCTTTAGCAGTGGCTTATCCAAATGCAGGAAATATTGGAGGTGGCGGTTTTATGGTTTACAGGCTAAACGATGGTGAAATTGGCGCTTTAGACTATAGGGAAAAAGCACCTTTAGCAGCTACAAAAGATATGTATTTGGACTCTATAGGAAATGTTATTCCAGATTTAAGTACGCGAGGCGCATTAGCTGTTGGAATTCCTGGAACTATTGCTGGTGTTTTTGAAGTCCATAAAAAGTTTGGTTCGTTACCAATTGAAACCATTTTAAAACCTGTTATCGCTTTAGCAAAAAGAGGTGTTATTGTTACTAAAAAGCAAGAAATTAGAATTGCAGAAAAGCAAACCGATTTTAAACTGGCTAATAAAGATTCTATATTATTTACAAATAATTGGAAAGAAAATGACACCATTAAATATCCTAATCTAGCGAATACCTTAACACGAATAATGAAAAACGGTCGTGATGAATTCTATAAAGGAGAAACTGCACAAAAATTAGCACAATTTATTCAAGATAATGGAGGCATAATTACTGAAGAAGATTTAGGAAATTACCAAGCAAAATGGAGAACACCAATTACTTTTAATTACGACGATTTACGCATTATTTCAATGTCTCCGCCTTCAAGTGGTGGTATTACTATGGCACAAATATTAAAGTCGGTTGAAAGTTACGACTTAGATACATTTGGGCACAACTCTGCAAAAACAATTCAGGTTTTAGCTGAAGCTGAACGTCGTGCTTATGCAGATAGAAGTTATTATTTAGGTGATCCTGATTTTGTTGAAGTCCCTCAAGATAAGTTAGTAAGTGATGGGTATTTAAAAAATAGAATGGCTAGTTTTTCTTTTGAAAAAGCAACACCTTCAACCGAAGTTTCTCATGGTACTGTTGATATTGTAGAAAGTGATGAAACGACGCACTACTCTATTGTCGATCAATTTGGAAATGCTATAGCTGTAACAACGACTTTAAATTCTTATTTTGGTTCTAAATTGTATTGCCAAGAATTAGGCTTCTTTTTAAATAATGAAATGGATGATTTTTCTAGCAAACCTGGAGTGCCAAACGTTTACGGACTTATTGGTGCTGAAGCCAATGCTATTTTACCTGAAAAACGCATGCTAAGTTCTATGACGCCAACTATTGTAGAAAAAGATGGCAAGTTATTAATGAGCGTTGGAACACCTGGAGGCTCCACAATTATCACTTCGGTTTTACAAACTATTTTAAATGTACATGAGTTTAAAATGGGTATGCAAGAAGCTGTTAATGCACCTCGTTTTCATCACCAATGGTTGCCAGACGAAATTAGAATGGAACCTAATCGTTTTAATAAAGAAACTATTACCGCTTTAGAGCAAAAAGGCTATACTATAAACGAAGAACGCTCGCCAGTTATTGGTGTTGTAGATGGTATTTTAGTATTACCAAATGGTTCTCTTGAAGGTGGTGCAGATTCTCGTGGTGATGATGCTGCTGCTGGTTTTTAA
- the uvrA gene encoding excinuclease ABC subunit UvrA yields the protein MTNFEENIVVQGARVHNLKNIDVTIPREKLVVITGLSGSGKSSLAFDTIYAEGQRRYIETFSAYARQFLGGLERPDVDKIDGLSPVIAIEQKTTSKSPRSTVGTITEIYDFLRLFYARASDAYSYNTGEKMVSYSDEQIKTLIIESYKGKKINILSPVVRSRKGHYRELFEQIGKQGFVKVRADGEIKDIVKGMKLDRYKMHDIEIVIDRLKIDDTIANDKRLDESINTAMYHGDDVLMVIDHDTQEARYFSRNLMCPSSGVSYPNPEPNNFSFNSPKGACQNCNGIGDLYQVNEKKIIPDDSLSIKNGALAPHGPEKKSWIFKQLELIAERFNFKMTDAYKDIPKEAKQIILYGGNEKFSVDNKTLGVKRDYKIDFEGVANFIDSQYKNAESTSLKRWAKEYMDKIKCPVCEGSRLRKESLYFKVAGKNIAELANKDILDLAEWFKTLEENLSKKQLIIAEEIIKEIKARLQFLLDVGLTYLSLNRSSKSLSGGEAQRIRLATQIGSQLVGVLYILDEPSIGLHQRDNEKLINSLVALRDIGNSVIVVEHDKDMIERADHVIDIGPRAGKHGGEIISQGTPKQLLKEKTLTAEYLNGKKKIEIPEKRRDGNGKFMELKGCTGNNLKNVSIKLPLGKMIGVTGVSGSGKSTLINETLYPILNAYYFNGVKKPMPYKSIKGLEHCDKVIDINQSPIGRTPRSNPATYTGTFGEIRSLFAKIPEAMIRGYKPGRFSFNVTGGRCETCKGGGLRVIEMNFLPDVYVECETCQGKRFNRETLEIRYKGKSISDVLNMTINEAVDFFENIPKIHKKLKTIKDVGLGYITLGQQSTTLSGGEAQRIKLATELSKRDTGNTFYILDEPTTGLHFEDIRVLMIVLNKLADKGNTVLIIEHNLDVIKTVDYIIDVGYEGGQGGGEIVVKGTPEEVAKHKKSYTAHFLKKELSQK from the coding sequence ATGACAAATTTTGAAGAAAACATTGTGGTACAAGGTGCCAGAGTCCATAACCTTAAAAATATAGATGTTACCATTCCGCGAGAAAAACTAGTAGTAATAACGGGTTTATCAGGTAGTGGAAAATCGTCTCTTGCTTTCGATACTATTTATGCCGAAGGACAACGTCGTTACATCGAAACATTTTCGGCTTATGCCAGGCAATTTTTAGGCGGTTTAGAAAGACCAGATGTTGATAAAATTGATGGCCTATCTCCTGTTATCGCGATAGAACAAAAAACGACTAGCAAATCGCCACGTTCTACAGTTGGAACCATTACAGAAATCTACGATTTTCTACGTTTATTTTACGCTCGTGCAAGTGATGCTTACAGTTACAATACTGGCGAAAAAATGGTAAGTTATAGCGATGAGCAAATAAAAACGCTAATTATTGAAAGCTACAAAGGCAAAAAAATAAATATTCTATCTCCTGTTGTGCGTTCTCGAAAAGGTCATTATCGCGAATTGTTTGAGCAAATTGGTAAGCAAGGCTTTGTAAAAGTGAGAGCCGATGGAGAAATCAAGGATATTGTTAAAGGCATGAAGCTGGATCGTTACAAAATGCATGACATCGAAATTGTAATCGATAGGCTTAAAATTGACGATACCATTGCTAACGATAAACGCTTAGACGAAAGTATAAACACAGCCATGTATCATGGTGACGATGTGTTAATGGTTATAGATCACGACACGCAAGAAGCGCGCTATTTTAGTCGAAATTTAATGTGCCCAAGTTCGGGAGTTTCATACCCAAACCCTGAGCCAAATAATTTCTCCTTTAACTCACCAAAAGGAGCTTGCCAAAACTGTAATGGTATTGGAGACTTATATCAAGTTAACGAGAAAAAAATAATTCCAGACGATAGTTTATCTATTAAAAATGGTGCTTTAGCACCTCATGGACCAGAAAAGAAAAGTTGGATTTTTAAGCAATTAGAATTAATTGCAGAACGCTTCAATTTTAAAATGACTGATGCTTATAAGGATATCCCAAAGGAAGCAAAACAAATTATTTTATATGGAGGTAACGAAAAATTCTCTGTAGACAATAAAACACTTGGTGTTAAAAGAGATTATAAAATCGATTTTGAAGGCGTTGCTAATTTTATAGACAGCCAATATAAAAATGCAGAATCTACCTCTTTAAAACGTTGGGCAAAGGAGTATATGGATAAAATAAAATGTCCTGTTTGCGAAGGCTCTAGACTTAGAAAAGAATCTTTATACTTTAAAGTTGCTGGAAAAAACATAGCAGAATTAGCAAATAAAGATATTTTAGATTTAGCTGAATGGTTTAAAACTTTAGAAGAAAATTTATCTAAAAAACAATTAATAATAGCCGAAGAAATAATTAAAGAAATTAAAGCGAGACTTCAGTTTTTATTAGATGTTGGTTTAACATATTTATCTTTAAACCGAAGCTCTAAATCCCTATCTGGTGGTGAAGCACAACGTATTCGTTTGGCAACACAAATAGGTTCACAACTGGTTGGTGTGCTTTATATTTTAGATGAACCAAGTATTGGTTTACACCAACGTGATAACGAAAAACTAATTAATTCTTTGGTTGCGCTTCGAGATATTGGAAACTCTGTTATTGTTGTAGAACACGATAAAGACATGATAGAACGTGCAGACCATGTTATCGATATTGGCCCAAGAGCAGGAAAACATGGTGGCGAAATTATTAGCCAAGGCACACCAAAACAATTATTAAAAGAAAAAACGCTAACTGCGGAATACCTTAACGGTAAAAAGAAAATAGAAATTCCAGAAAAACGTAGAGACGGCAATGGCAAGTTTATGGAATTAAAAGGTTGTACCGGAAATAACCTAAAAAATGTTTCGATTAAATTGCCTTTAGGAAAAATGATTGGCGTTACAGGTGTTTCTGGCAGTGGAAAATCGACTTTAATTAACGAAACCCTCTATCCTATTCTTAATGCTTACTATTTTAATGGTGTAAAAAAACCAATGCCATATAAAAGCATTAAAGGTTTAGAACATTGCGATAAGGTTATCGATATTAATCAATCGCCAATTGGTAGAACGCCAAGAAGTAATCCTGCTACTTACACTGGAACTTTTGGTGAGATTAGAAGTCTATTTGCTAAAATTCCAGAAGCCATGATTAGAGGCTACAAACCTGGTCGTTTTAGTTTTAATGTTACTGGTGGACGTTGTGAAACGTGTAAAGGTGGTGGGTTAAGAGTTATAGAAATGAATTTCCTTCCAGACGTTTACGTTGAATGCGAAACATGCCAAGGCAAACGTTTTAATCGAGAAACTTTAGAAATTAGATATAAAGGAAAAAGCATTAGTGATGTCTTGAATATGACTATTAATGAAGCTGTAGATTTCTTTGAAAACATTCCAAAAATTCATAAAAAACTTAAAACGATTAAAGATGTTGGTTTAGGCTATATTACACTTGGTCAACAAAGCACAACACTATCTGGTGGTGAAGCGCAACGTATAAAATTAGCAACCGAATTAAGTAAGCGCGATACAGGAAATACTTTTTATATTTTAGACGAACCGACAACTGGTTTACATTTTGAAGATATTCGCGTGTTAATGATTGTACTAAACAAACTTGCAGATAAAGGTAACACTGTACTAATTATAGAACACAATCTAGACGTTATTAAAACTGTAGATTATATTATAGATGTTGGTTACGAAGGCGGTCAAGGTGGTGGAGAAATAGTAGTTAAAGGTACTCCAGAAGAAGTAGCAAAACATAAAAAAAGTTACACAGCACATTTTTTAAAGAAAGAACTAAGTCAAAAATAA
- a CDS encoding TIGR00730 family Rossman fold protein: MREEKHHKGWNENKTNDSWAIFKIMGEFVNGFEKMSQIGPCVSIFGSARTKPDHKYYKLAENVAKSICEAGYGVITGGGPGIMEAGNKGAHLAGGTSVGLNIDLPFEQHDNPYIDNDKSLDFDYFFVRKVMFVKYSQGFVVMPGGFGTLDELFEAITLIQTNKIGKFPIILVGTDFWSGLMDWIKSTMLDKFANVSAGDLDLIHLVDTEDEVVTILDAFYKESGLSPNF, encoded by the coding sequence ATGAGAGAAGAGAAACACCACAAAGGTTGGAACGAAAATAAAACAAACGATTCTTGGGCAATCTTCAAGATTATGGGAGAGTTTGTAAACGGGTTTGAAAAAATGAGCCAAATAGGACCTTGTGTTTCTATTTTTGGATCTGCAAGAACAAAACCAGACCACAAGTATTACAAATTGGCAGAAAACGTTGCAAAAAGTATTTGCGAAGCTGGTTATGGTGTGATTACAGGTGGTGGACCAGGAATTATGGAAGCTGGTAACAAAGGTGCACATTTGGCAGGAGGAACTTCGGTTGGATTGAATATAGATTTACCTTTCGAGCAACACGATAACCCATATATTGATAACGATAAGAGTTTAGATTTCGATTATTTCTTTGTTAGAAAAGTAATGTTTGTAAAGTACTCTCAAGGATTTGTAGTGATGCCAGGAGGTTTTGGAACTTTAGATGAACTATTTGAAGCCATCACTTTAATTCAAACTAATAAAATTGGAAAATTTCCAATTATTCTAGTTGGTACAGATTTCTGGTCTGGATTAATGGACTGGATTAAAAGTACAATGTTAGACAAGTTTGCAAATGTAAGTGCTGGCGATTTAGATTTAATTCATTTAGTAGATACAGAAGATGAAGTTGTAACTATTTTAGATGCTTTCTATAAAGAATCGGGTTTAAGTCCTAATTTCTAA
- a CDS encoding endonuclease/exonuclease/phosphatase family protein, producing MKSKIPLILFFIALSCNISYAQETFKAMFYNLLNFPLQEPVASRLNELEVVLTNYQPDLFMVCELNNISGANMILNRMQQNINANYAMANFVLNSSDDNIGNQNDLQNIIYYDNTKFSLESQNEVTTIYRDFNHYVLKLNTVNQDSNPILLNVIVAHLKASSGTDNAALRYQMAQDLTTYLDTFSSSEYVLFGGDFNFYTNSENGFQEFLDTSNNITFIDPANRIGSWHNNTNYIDVFTQSTRTTTALGGAAGGFDDRFDFILASENMQNNPELQFENGSYKVFGNNANTNCYNNAINSTNCEGTDYSFAIRNALHNFSDHLPVTLNITTTGNILSIDEFEENVTSFKILGTNIVKNQLKIKVNKKPTFANYVSIYNTIGQLIETIFITENEELNVNTTSYSNGMYYVALNGINVKPLKFIKVN from the coding sequence ATGAAAAGTAAAATACCTCTAATTCTATTTTTTATTGCTTTAAGCTGCAATATTAGTTATGCTCAGGAAACCTTTAAAGCAATGTTTTATAACTTGCTTAATTTTCCTTTGCAGGAACCTGTAGCTTCAAGATTAAACGAATTAGAGGTTGTTTTAACCAACTATCAACCTGATTTATTTATGGTTTGCGAACTTAATAATATAAGTGGAGCAAACATGATATTAAATAGAATGCAACAAAATATTAATGCAAACTATGCCATGGCAAATTTTGTGTTAAATTCTTCTGATGATAACATTGGTAACCAAAACGATTTACAGAATATTATTTATTACGATAACACCAAATTTAGTTTAGAATCTCAAAACGAAGTCACGACTATTTATAGAGATTTTAATCATTATGTGTTAAAGCTGAATACTGTAAATCAGGATTCAAATCCAATACTATTAAACGTTATTGTTGCACATTTAAAAGCATCAAGTGGGACAGACAATGCTGCTTTACGCTACCAAATGGCTCAAGATTTAACTACGTATTTAGATACATTTTCAAGTTCTGAATATGTTTTATTTGGAGGTGATTTCAATTTTTATACCAATAGTGAAAATGGTTTTCAAGAGTTTCTAGACACCAGTAATAACATTACATTTATAGACCCAGCAAATCGCATTGGCAGTTGGCATAACAACACTAATTACATAGATGTATTCACGCAATCTACAAGAACTACAACCGCATTGGGTGGAGCTGCTGGAGGTTTCGATGATAGATTTGATTTTATTCTAGCGTCTGAAAACATGCAAAACAACCCAGAGTTACAATTCGAAAATGGCAGTTACAAAGTATTTGGTAACAATGCAAATACCAATTGCTATAATAATGCTATAAATTCTACAAATTGTGAAGGAACAGATTACAGTTTTGCTATTAGAAATGCACTACACAATTTTAGCGATCATCTTCCCGTTACACTAAATATTACGACAACAGGAAACATTTTAAGTATTGATGAATTTGAAGAAAATGTAACAAGTTTTAAAATACTAGGTACAAATATTGTTAAAAACCAGCTTAAAATTAAAGTAAATAAAAAACCAACTTTTGCTAATTACGTAAGTATCTATAATACCATAGGACAGCTAATAGAAACCATTTTTATTACAGAAAATGAAGAATTAAATGTTAATACAACTTCATATTCAAACGGAATGTATTATGTTGCATTAAATGGTATAAATGTGAAACCTTTAAAATTTATAAAAGTCAATTGA